The DNA window TCGAGAACCGCCTCGGCGGCGACTACGTGCTGAGCCTGATGTCGCCTTCCGACACGACCGCGGACATCGTCCGCCTGTTCGGCAAGCGCCTGGTCCTGCGCGACTTCGGCGAGGCGAGCGACGAGGAGGTCGCGGAGTCGGCAGGCCAACTTCCGCTCACGCTCGACAACCTGCTCGGCAAACGCGCGGCCGTCGACATCGTGGAACCGGCCGCCGACCGGGTGCTCGTGCGGGCGTACGGGCGCATCGACCGGGTGATCGCCTCGGCCATCCTGAAGGCCGGGATCGCGCAAGTGCCGGTCTTTGCGCCGCATCGCTACCTGGAAGCTACCCTCGAGCAGGAAGGACCGATCGGCGACCACGACGAGGCGCTGGTCGACATCTACAAGAAACTGCGGCCCGGCGACCCGGTGACCAAGGAGTCCGCGCGCAGCCTGTTCCAGAGCAACCTCTACGACCCGCGGCGCTACGACCTGGGCAGGGTCGGCCGCTACAAGATGAACAAGAAGCTCGAGCTGCCGGCGCGCCCCGACGGCGAGTTGGCGCTCGCAGCCCGGACGCTGACGCGCGAGGACCTGGTCCACATTATCCGCTATATCATCAATCTGGACCAGGGGCACGGCTCGACGGACGACATCGACCACCTGGAGAACAAACGCGTCCGCTCGGTGGGCGAGCTGCTCAACAGCCAGCTTCGCATGGGATTCCTGCGGATGGAGAAGGTGGCCAAGGAGCGAATGACCTCTCTCAGCAACGACGAGAGCATCATCCCTCAGGTCATCCTCTCGGTCAAGCCGGTCTCGGCCGCCATCAAGAGCTTCTTCGGATCCAGTCAGCTAAGCCAGTTCATGGACCAGACGAACCCGCTGGCGGAGCTCACCTCCAAGCGCAGGCTGTCGGCGCTGGGCCCGGGCGGCCTCTCGCGCCAGAGCGCCAAGCTGGAGGTGCGCGACGTGCACCACAGCCACTATGGGCGCATCTGCCCCATCGAGACGCCGGAAGGCCCAAACATCGGGCTGATCGGCTCGATGGCCGTGCATGCCCGCGTGGACCGCTACGGGTTCCTGGAGACCCCCTATCGCCGCGCGCACAAGGGCGTCGTGAGCAACGAGATCGTCTGGATGACGGCCGACGAGGACCATCGCTACCGGATCGCGCCCGGCAACGAGCGCCTGAACGGCGAGGGCCGCTTCGTCGACGAGAACGGCGCGCTACGCCGGCAGGTGCAGGTGCGCCACGAGGACCAGTATCCGATGGTCCGGCCCGAGCAGGTCGAGTACATGGACGTCTCGCCCATGCAGATCGTGTCCGTGGCGACGGCCATGATCCCGTTCCTGGAGAACGACGATGCTAACCGCGCGCTGATGGGCTCCAACATGCAGCGACAGGCCGTGCCGACGCTGCGCCCCGACGCCCCACTGGTGAAGACCGGCGTCGAGCGGCGGGCCGCGCGCGATTCGGGCGCCGTGATCCTGGCCAAGCGCGCCGGGACCGTGACGCGCGTCACCGCCGAGCAGATCGTCGTGCAGACGGCGGCCGGGCACCTGGACACCTACCGCCTTATCAACATGCTGCGCTCCAACCAATCCACGTGCATCACGCAGCGGCCCATCGTGACCAAGGGCACGCGGGTGCGCCGGGGGCAGGTGCTCGCCGATGGGCCCTGCACCGACCTGGGTGAGTTGGCGCTCGGCCAGAACGTGCTCGTGGCCTTCATGCCCTGGGGCGGCTACAACTACGAGGACGCGGTCCTCATCTCCGAGCGCCTCGTGAAGGACGACATCTTCACGAGCATCCACATCGAGAAGTACGAGAAGGAGGCCCGAGACACCAAGCTCGGCCCCGAGGAGATCACCCGCGACATCCCCAACGTCGGCGAGGACATGCTCAAGGACCTGGACGAGAACGGGATCATCCGCATCGGCGCAGAGGTCCGGCCCGAGGACATCCTGGTCGGCGAGGTCGCGCCGAAGGGCCAGGGTGAGTTGACCGCCGAGGAGCGCCTGATCATCGCCATTTTCGGCAAGAAGGCGGAGGAGACGCGCGACGTCTCGCTGCGCGTGCCGCACGGCGAAAAGGGCAAGGTGGTCGACGTTAAGGTCTTCAGCCGCTTCAAGTACCAGTGCGTGCGCTGCAAGAACGTCTTTAACTTCAGCAAGCGCCCCGAGCGCTCCATGTGTGAGCGCTGCGACGGAGAGCTCGTGCGCATGACGGCCGACGAGCTCAATGCCGGCGTCAACCAGCTCGTCCGCGTCTATATCGCCCAGAAGCGCAAGGTGATGGAGGGCGACAAAATGGCCGGCCGGCACGGAAACAAGGGGGTGATCTCCAAGATCCTGCCGGACGAGGACATGCCGTTCCTGCCGGATGGCACGCCCGTCGACATCGTGCTTAACCCGCTCGGCGTGCCGTCGCGGATGAACATCGGGCAGATCCTGGAGACGCACCTGGGCCTCGTTGGCAAGCACCTGGGCTGCTCCTTCGTGAACCCGGCGTTCGAGGGTTCCACCGAGGTCGACATCCTGAGCGAGCTGGACCGCCTGGCCGTACACATGCGACGCCGTGTCCTGACCAACTACGTGAATACCGAGCTCGACATGGGCCTTGAGTTCGCGGAGGACGCCTCGCCGGAGGAGATGCTAGCGCGGATCAAGGAGACGTTGGCCGACTACGACGGCCGCGCCCTGGAGCGGGTGGCCCGCATCGTGGCCGGCCCGACGGTGGCTCCCGCCGTGCAGATGGAACTGAAACGGACCGCCGGCCGCAACGGAGCGGAGCCGCCGGAGGACGGCGAGGAGCCGGCGGCCGAAGTCGCATCGGCGCCGGTGACGGTGCCCGACGACTACGACTACGACGCGATCGTGGCGCGCATCCAGGAGAACGCCTGGAGCCGCTCCGGCATCGACCCGACGACCGGCAAGTCCTACCTGCGCGACGGGATGACCGGCCACCGGTTCGACCAACCCGTGACGATCGGCTACATCTACATGATGAAGCTGGCGCACCTGGTCGACGACAAGATCCACGCCCGATCGACCGGCCCCTACTCCCTGGTCACCCAGCAACCGCTCGGCGGCAAGGCGCAGTTCGGCGGACAGCGCTTCGGCGAGATGGAGGTGTGGGCGCTGGAAGCCTACGGCTCGGCCTACACGCTCCAGGAGATCCTGACCATTAAGTCCGACGACGTCCAGGGACGTGTGAAGACCTACGAAGCGATCGTCAAGGGCGACGCAATGCTCGAGCCCGGCGTGCCAGAGTCCTTCAAGATCCTGGTCAACGAGCTCCAGTCGCTCTGCCTGAAGGTCGCGGTCGAGGATGAGCACAACCGTGAGATCGACCTGAAGGACCGCGACGACGACATCAACCCGAACGAGGACCCGATGCAGGCCGCCGCAAGGCGCCGCGCCCGTCAGCGGCTCGGCGGATCGGACGTAGGCGAGGAGGAGTGACCTTGCGGCTTACGCGGCTCCGGCCGGGCGGCCGGAGCCGCGGCGCGCCCTGCCCACGGCAGGCCGCCCCGGGGGCACACCGACGGGTGCTTGCCCCCTTTTCTGGCGTGTGACACACGGCCTTTGCACTGCCACATCGTGGCGTTGATGGATACCCGCGCCGGGGCGCTGCACCGCCCCCGCGGGAGGAGACACCATGGCGGATTCCAGCACGTTTGCCAAGATCCGGATCGGAATCGCTTCCCCAGACGAGATCCGCGCGTGGTCGTACGGCGAGGTTAAGAAGCCGGAGACTATCAACTATCGCACCTTCAAGCCCGAGCGCGACGGCCTCTTCTGCGAAAAGATCTTCGGACCTGTCAAGGACTGGGAGTGCCACTGCGGCCGCTACAAGAAGGTGAAGTTCAAGGGCATCGTGTGCGACCGTTGCGGCGTGGAGGTCACCCGCAGCAAGGTGCGCCGCGAGCGCATGGGCCACATCGAGCTTGCCGCGCCCGTCTGCCACATCTGGTACCTCAAGGGAGTTCCGAGCCCACTCTCGCTGGTGCTCGACATGTCGCCGCGCAACCTGGAGAAGGTGCTCTACTTCGCCAGCTACATCGTCATCGAGGTCGACCGCGGCCGCATAAACAACGAGATGGAGGAGATCCGCCAGGCCGTCCGCCAGGAGATCGAAAGGATCGGCGTCGACCAGGAGGAGAACGTCGAGCGCCTGCGCCGCGAGTTCGAGCAGGAGGAGCAGGAGCATACCTCGGACGATGTGGATGAGCTGGACCGCTGGGACGAGGAGACACGCCGCAAGAAGCGGACGGAACAGGAGCAGCGCATCGAGCAGGAGCGCAAGGAGTCCGTCGAGCATGGCGAGGTGCTGGAACACGCCCTGGAGCTGATGGAGAAGATCGAGAAGCGCCAGCTCATCAAC is part of the Chthonomonadales bacterium genome and encodes:
- the rpoB gene encoding DNA-directed RNA polymerase subunit beta, which codes for MKEIQHASKKIPHVVDIPNLIEIQLDSYRWFLEEGLPELFASFSPIYDFTGNTSISLVDFALGEPKYSIEECRDRDMTFESPIKARVQLTQASKEMIESDVYLGDLPLMTDKGTFIINGAERVVVSQLARSPGVYFEDNLNYSGRMLYKARVIPSEGAWVEVETDAQRDDVLNVQIGQARKFPITTMLRALNAFEAACASISLSVRAARESLWIYRTVGDGATRETHRDFLLPMALSAPVVDPDTGEVIAEAGARTIDTVGALEREVAGGADPAEFVVLEEIENRLGGDYVLSLMSPSDTTADIVRLFGKRLVLRDFGEASDEEVAESAGQLPLTLDNLLGKRAAVDIVEPAADRVLVRAYGRIDRVIASAILKAGIAQVPVFAPHRYLEATLEQEGPIGDHDEALVDIYKKLRPGDPVTKESARSLFQSNLYDPRRYDLGRVGRYKMNKKLELPARPDGELALAARTLTREDLVHIIRYIINLDQGHGSTDDIDHLENKRVRSVGELLNSQLRMGFLRMEKVAKERMTSLSNDESIIPQVILSVKPVSAAIKSFFGSSQLSQFMDQTNPLAELTSKRRLSALGPGGLSRQSAKLEVRDVHHSHYGRICPIETPEGPNIGLIGSMAVHARVDRYGFLETPYRRAHKGVVSNEIVWMTADEDHRYRIAPGNERLNGEGRFVDENGALRRQVQVRHEDQYPMVRPEQVEYMDVSPMQIVSVATAMIPFLENDDANRALMGSNMQRQAVPTLRPDAPLVKTGVERRAARDSGAVILAKRAGTVTRVTAEQIVVQTAAGHLDTYRLINMLRSNQSTCITQRPIVTKGTRVRRGQVLADGPCTDLGELALGQNVLVAFMPWGGYNYEDAVLISERLVKDDIFTSIHIEKYEKEARDTKLGPEEITRDIPNVGEDMLKDLDENGIIRIGAEVRPEDILVGEVAPKGQGELTAEERLIIAIFGKKAEETRDVSLRVPHGEKGKVVDVKVFSRFKYQCVRCKNVFNFSKRPERSMCERCDGELVRMTADELNAGVNQLVRVYIAQKRKVMEGDKMAGRHGNKGVISKILPDEDMPFLPDGTPVDIVLNPLGVPSRMNIGQILETHLGLVGKHLGCSFVNPAFEGSTEVDILSELDRLAVHMRRRVLTNYVNTELDMGLEFAEDASPEEMLARIKETLADYDGRALERVARIVAGPTVAPAVQMELKRTAGRNGAEPPEDGEEPAAEVASAPVTVPDDYDYDAIVARIQENAWSRSGIDPTTGKSYLRDGMTGHRFDQPVTIGYIYMMKLAHLVDDKIHARSTGPYSLVTQQPLGGKAQFGGQRFGEMEVWALEAYGSAYTLQEILTIKSDDVQGRVKTYEAIVKGDAMLEPGVPESFKILVNELQSLCLKVAVEDEHNREIDLKDRDDDINPNEDPMQAAARRRARQRLGGSDVGEEE